One segment of Physeter macrocephalus isolate SW-GA chromosome 3, ASM283717v5, whole genome shotgun sequence DNA contains the following:
- the AURKAIP1 gene encoding small ribosomal subunit protein mS38 isoform X1, with translation MFVVRLTSQLLRAVPRAGCSGPWPFCGVLVRHACRPRYSMQPIDPSGVASLPDRRVHTKLEEMLVPRKMSVSPLESWLTVRCLLPRLDAGTPGTVSPAQVYECPPSRAGEGVEQGGKEVWDAPQIQCKNVLKIRRRKMNHHKYRKLVKRTRFLRRKVREGRLKRKQMRFERDLRRIWRKAGLKEAPAGWQTPKIYLKGR, from the exons ATGTTCGTGGTGCGCCTGACTTCCCAGCTGCTCAGGGCTGTTCCCCGGGCAG GGTGCAGTGGGCCTTGGCCTTTCTGCGGGGTGTTGGTCAGGCACGCCTGCAGGCCTCGCTACAGCATGCAACCTATAGACCCAAGTGGGGTTGCGTCCCTCCCTGACAGGCGGGTCCACACGAAGCTTGAGGAGATGCTGGTCCCCAGGAAGATGTCTGTCAGCCCCCTGGAGAGCTGGCTGACCGTTCGCTGCCTCCTGCCCAGACTGGACGCTGGGACCCCAGGGACTGTGTCCCCAGCCCAAGTCTATGAGTGTCCGCCCAGCCGGGCGGGGGAAGGGGTCGAGCAGGGGGGTAAGGAGGTCTGGGACGCACCTCAGATACAGTGCAAAAACGTGCTCAAGATCCGCCGGCGGAAGATGAATCATCACAAGTACCGCAAGCTGGTCAAGAGGACCCGGTTCCTGCGGCGGAAAGTCAGGGAGGGACGCCTGAAACGGAAGCAG ATGAGGTTCGAGAGAGACCTGAGGCGCATCTGGCGGAAGGCGGGCCTGAAGGAAGCCCCCGCAGGCTGGCAGACCCCCAAGATCTACCTGAAGGGCAGATGA
- the AURKAIP1 gene encoding small ribosomal subunit protein mS38 isoform X2, with amino-acid sequence MQPIDPSGVASLPDRRVHTKLEEMLVPRKMSVSPLESWLTVRCLLPRLDAGTPGTVSPAQVYECPPSRAGEGVEQGGKEVWDAPQIQCKNVLKIRRRKMNHHKYRKLVKRTRFLRRKVREGRLKRKQMRFERDLRRIWRKAGLKEAPAGWQTPKIYLKGR; translated from the exons ATGCAACCTATAGACCCAAGTGGGGTTGCGTCCCTCCCTGACAGGCGGGTCCACACGAAGCTTGAGGAGATGCTGGTCCCCAGGAAGATGTCTGTCAGCCCCCTGGAGAGCTGGCTGACCGTTCGCTGCCTCCTGCCCAGACTGGACGCTGGGACCCCAGGGACTGTGTCCCCAGCCCAAGTCTATGAGTGTCCGCCCAGCCGGGCGGGGGAAGGGGTCGAGCAGGGGGGTAAGGAGGTCTGGGACGCACCTCAGATACAGTGCAAAAACGTGCTCAAGATCCGCCGGCGGAAGATGAATCATCACAAGTACCGCAAGCTGGTCAAGAGGACCCGGTTCCTGCGGCGGAAAGTCAGGGAGGGACGCCTGAAACGGAAGCAG ATGAGGTTCGAGAGAGACCTGAGGCGCATCTGGCGGAAGGCGGGCCTGAAGGAAGCCCCCGCAGGCTGGCAGACCCCCAAGATCTACCTGAAGGGCAGATGA